In uncultured Bacteroides sp., the following proteins share a genomic window:
- a CDS encoding LytTR family DNA-binding domain-containing protein: MMQNRIINYLKQPYPSNIGRFKMVVISSLLVFFLLAVFQPFGISNIKEYKFVILLGYMLVTFLSLSVLSFLFPALWKSYYKESNWTVGKEMLNLLLTVLTIGLGNSFYSFLCFSTRFDLITIAFYLVVTLIVSVFPVTLFIILRQNRLLSRNLQAVTEMNQKLVVAKVPSSLPERVVTIEGNGKETLDIEVGAFLFAESNGNYINVFFSTEGKVKKKVMRCTMKQMEDTFAEFPFIVKCHRAFMVNTDTIEKVKGNSQGYRLLLSGVEDEIPVSRAYSKQLKDIIDYNPEQ, translated from the coding sequence ATGATGCAGAACAGAATAATAAATTATTTGAAACAACCCTACCCAAGCAATATTGGAAGATTCAAGATGGTTGTGATTTCCTCTTTGCTTGTATTTTTCCTGCTTGCTGTTTTCCAGCCTTTTGGAATCAGTAATATAAAGGAATATAAGTTCGTGATTTTGCTGGGGTATATGCTTGTCACTTTTTTATCCCTTTCTGTTCTCTCTTTTCTATTTCCAGCTTTGTGGAAGAGCTATTATAAGGAATCAAACTGGACTGTAGGCAAGGAAATGCTCAACTTATTGCTTACCGTTCTTACAATTGGTCTTGGTAATTCCTTTTATTCCTTTTTGTGTTTCTCTACCAGGTTCGATTTAATCACTATTGCATTCTATCTTGTAGTCACTCTTATAGTCTCTGTTTTCCCTGTAACTCTGTTTATCATTTTAAGACAAAACAGATTGCTTTCAAGAAACCTGCAGGCGGTAACTGAGATGAATCAAAAACTGGTTGTAGCAAAGGTCCCTTCTTCTCTGCCGGAAAGAGTGGTAACCATAGAAGGTAACGGAAAGGAAACGCTCGATATAGAGGTGGGAGCTTTCCTCTTTGCTGAGTCGAATGGTAATTACATCAACGTGTTTTTTTCTACTGAAGGCAAGGTTAAGAAGAAGGTGATGCGTTGTACCATGAAGCAGATGGAAGATACTTTTGCTGAGTTTCCGTTTATTGTGAAGTGTCACAGAGCTTTTATGGTGAATACAGATACCATCGAAAAGGTAAAAGGAAACTCTCAGGGGTATAGGCTACTACTATCCGGAGTAGAGGATGAGATTCCTGTTTCACGTGCTTATTCCAAACAGCTGAAGGATATTATAGACTATAATCCCGAACAATAA